The following nucleotide sequence is from Triticum urartu cultivar G1812 unplaced genomic scaffold, Tu2.1 TuUngrouped_contig_9066, whole genome shotgun sequence.
GATCAGGTTAAGGGCCAGCTAGTTGTGGGCTGCACCGGGAGCAGGCCTAGGTTGGCGCTGCTAACATTTTTTCTGTAATTTTAGCACCACCTTGGATAGCAAAAATAATATGCTGTAATTTTAGTACCACCTTGGATAGCGAAAATAATAATACTGTATGGTGAACGGAAGACGGTGAACCTATAGAAAAAATCCGTTCTTTATTATTAGGTAGAGatataggtatagatagatagatagatctTAGTATCTCTTGTAACTAGCTCTTTGATGTGTTGTAAGTTCAGAGTGTCCCCTTTTATCTTTCGGGCATTTCTTGTTGTTGTTTTTTCGTGTCATTTGTATGCTGCTTGTGTAATCCTggccggttgatggctttgttaattcaaaaCCGAGTTAGGTCCGAGCATACTTTAGGCTTGGGCTAAGCCTTTTCTCTAAAAAAGATAGATACATAGATAGTCTCAGATGTTGGATTGGAATCGGAGGACCGCCGTGACCAACCCACATGCCATGCGACCGTTGCAAACAAGTGCAAGTGTTGGGAAACCTTCAAACACTCCTGGCTGTTGAAATGCAGCTCTCAGTACGTACCCAGATATATAATTGGCTCTATGTTACTACGATATAACATAAGCATGCGGGAGGTAGCAAACGACATTTGCTTAATTAATAATTATATAGCACTGGCGGCTATAGAAAGTTGGCGTCTCACCAATTCACCCTAGCTTGAAACTAACTAACACAGGCTAGCTAGCCAACCATCGTATTCTACCGCCTACACGTGAAACTACGTTTTACCGAGAATTTGTCCAAGCGGTAATTGAATTGTTAGAAAAAAATGTTCGTAGGataaggatgaaataattcaaCAATTTAGTAGGATAAGCTGTGCGTGTCTTTGTGTTAACATGAGAAGGATTGAAATACAATCGATGAGAGGAGCTGCAAAAAGAGAACAATACACCCCGAGACGGACTGTACTTTCCCCAAACCGCGCCGGCTTCCACAGTGGCATCTGACTCTATCCCGAGCAGCGGGAACACCTGGGACGGAGGCGATGCAACCTTGTCAAACACACTGCAGTTCCTCGCCGTTGGTGTCATGGGCGTGAAACGATGAAGGCGATAGGGCAATAGAGCGTCAAAACAGACCTGCTTAGCGAAGGGACGGAGAAGCAGCATGCGCCAACAACCATCTCAAATATGATTGGGAATTGTCTGGCAGGAAAGACGTCAACAGAAACTACAGCCTCCGGTGCAGGACAGCTGGAGTAACTGCCACACCAGATGAGGATGCCAAGTGATTCTTTGTTTGGTCAAATTCAGTACttcctccatttttatatacaaggccactataaaataGTATATGTTTTGCATCTATATAAGGCCATCAACAGTAATCGAGGCAACCAGCAACCTGTTTAATACTCCCTTCATTCgaaaatatagtgcgcccgcgcttcccgaggtccaactttgaccataaatttaaccaaggAGACCAATTGCAGTGGgagaaaaaaattatataattgaaaacttctttcgaatacgaattcactgatataattttttcTCCTGCCGCAATCGGTCTTcgtagttaaatttacggtcaaagttgaagcacgtagataaaggaagcactacattgtggaatggagggagtagttgcATGCATGCAGTCATAATGACAGTGATCTACCTCCACTCAGTTTTCTTGCATGCATGTGGGGTATTAATAACTTGCAAAGCAGGCATTAAATTTTATagagaaaagtatacttttcgtcCCTCAACTCTTCGCTGAGTTTAGTTTTCGTCCCTCAACTCTAAAACCGGACAGATTGCATCCTTAACTTACGAAACCAGACAAAATTCGTCCCTTCTCTCGGCGGACCCGATTTGGGTGCTGACTAGGTGCGGTTTTGACCAGTCCACGCCAACGTGGCAAGACGTCCCCACAAAACAGATGGCCTGCTCCCTCACTCTGCATCTCTCTCGCGTTCTCCCCACCCTCCCTCTCTGAAGCGGCGACGACAGGCAAAGACAGCAGGCGGCGGACGCACCGGAGGCTCGCCGGCGGTGGCTGAGGTTAGGGATCCGACGCGGCGGCGCACGTACTGCGGTCCTCTCTCAAATCCCCCTCATTTTCTCTCGGTCCTGCAGCCATCCAACGCGGCGGCGcgccgtcggcggcggcggcgatgcacACGCAACCTATGGCTTCCGGTGATGAGGCCAGCATGTTTTGGGGCCCCCCGACCGAGGACGGCCATGCAGATGCATACATGGTAAGCTTGTCCATGTGCATCTTGATTTTTAGCATGCCTGATTTAGGAACAAGGGTTTGAGGATGATAGATGAATATTGAGAATTTTCTGTAATTTGCAGGATGCTGAGTACCTAGATCTTGTGTCTGGGGATGTTCCAATGGAGATTCAAGACATTGAGCATTGTGGAATTGAGGTCGATAGCAAGATAAAATGTTTCCATGGGGATGATCCAATTAAAAAGGTTGCATTTGAGGGTGTGGACACAGGAAGAAGATTCATCGCTTGTAAGAATGCAAAACCTTGTAAATTTCGAATTTGGTATGAGCCAGAGTGGCCTGCAACTTTGCAACGAGCTCTACAACAGTTGTGGGGCATGGTTCAGACAAAC
It contains:
- the LOC125532103 gene encoding uncharacterized protein LOC125532103, giving the protein MHTQPMASGDEASMFWGPPTEDGHADAYMDAEYLDLVSGDVPMEIQDIEHCGIEVDSKIKCFHGDDPIKKVAFEGVDTGRRFIACKNAKPCKFRIWYEPEWPATLQRALQQLWGMVQTNQKKKEESEALVNQMMLEKMTFAAANASVTQEKNEVVQKKMQLELDVADMKEKYQRKMKRMKRELQCKEKWLLMSVCNEAAILK